In one Parvibaculum sp. genomic region, the following are encoded:
- a CDS encoding TetR/AcrR family transcriptional regulator, whose amino-acid sequence MSPSKEKPKPDGRRLRSEASRQRIVEAMRDLVREGQVAPRAEDVAARANVGLRSVFRHFDDMETLYREIAALMRTELAPLLAEQLPPADAPDLLEQLVARRAKLFEKIMPLRLAADVHSHTSPFLREDRHWMNESLRAILRASLPAALTKDRTLLDAFDAAMSFEFWRRLREDQNLSVAQARRVVERVIEALAK is encoded by the coding sequence ATGTCCCCCAGCAAGGAAAAGCCGAAACCGGACGGACGCCGCCTGCGCAGCGAGGCCAGCCGGCAGCGCATCGTCGAGGCCATGCGCGACCTGGTTCGCGAAGGTCAGGTCGCGCCGCGCGCCGAGGACGTCGCCGCACGCGCCAATGTCGGACTGCGGAGCGTCTTCCGTCATTTCGATGACATGGAAACCCTCTACCGCGAAATCGCGGCCTTGATGCGCACCGAGCTGGCGCCGCTCCTTGCCGAGCAGCTGCCGCCGGCCGATGCGCCGGACCTCCTGGAGCAGCTTGTCGCGCGCCGCGCGAAACTGTTCGAAAAGATCATGCCGCTGCGCCTGGCCGCCGATGTGCACAGCCACACATCGCCATTTCTGCGCGAGGACCGGCACTGGATGAACGAGAGCCTCCGCGCGATCCTGCGTGCCTCGCTCCCCGCGGCGCTGACGAAAGATCGCACATTGCTGGATGCGTTCGACGCGGCAATGAGTTTCGAATTCTGGCGCCGCCTGCGCGAGGATCAGAACCTCTCGGTCGCGCAGGCCCGGCGCGTCGTCGAGCGGGTGATTGAAGCGCTAGCGAAATAG
- a CDS encoding glutathione S-transferase family protein, with the protein MTLETPLLLSGAPGSPYTRKMLAVLRYRHIPYRFLLTGHNVPDSLPKPKVALLPTFYLKEGNGPYEAAVDSTPLIRRFEKAFDGRNVVPADPVVEFIDYLLEDYADEWLTKAMFHYRWHYRADIDRAAAILPLWRNISASDETLAQMSKLFSERQISRLYVVGSNETTAPVIEASYQRFLDAMTAHLKKHPFLMGGRPGGSDFGVFGQLTQLTHFDPTPMDETLARSPRVFAWVDIMEDLSGLEPTDGDWMKRDAVPDTMRGLLAEVGRVYVPALIANAKALMAGAEKVETEIDGKPWVQQPFPYQGKCLQWLREKREALAPADRKTVDDVLAGTGVEALFR; encoded by the coding sequence ATGACGCTGGAGACACCGCTGCTGCTAAGCGGCGCACCGGGCTCACCCTATACGCGCAAGATGCTCGCGGTGCTGCGCTATCGTCATATTCCCTATCGCTTCCTGCTGACCGGGCACAATGTGCCAGACAGCCTGCCGAAGCCGAAGGTGGCGCTGCTGCCGACTTTTTATCTGAAGGAAGGCAACGGTCCTTACGAAGCAGCGGTCGACTCGACGCCACTGATCCGGCGCTTCGAGAAAGCATTCGACGGACGCAACGTCGTGCCGGCCGATCCGGTCGTCGAATTCATCGACTACCTGCTTGAAGACTATGCCGACGAGTGGCTGACCAAGGCGATGTTTCACTATCGCTGGCACTACCGGGCGGATATCGACCGGGCAGCGGCGATACTGCCGCTGTGGCGCAACATCAGCGCATCGGACGAGACGCTGGCGCAGATGAGCAAGCTCTTTTCCGAACGGCAGATTTCGCGGCTCTATGTCGTCGGCTCGAACGAGACAACCGCGCCGGTAATCGAGGCGAGCTATCAACGCTTTCTCGACGCGATGACGGCGCATCTCAAGAAGCATCCCTTCCTGATGGGCGGGCGGCCCGGTGGCAGCGACTTCGGCGTGTTCGGCCAGTTGACGCAGCTGACGCATTTCGATCCGACGCCGATGGATGAAACGCTCGCGCGGAGCCCGCGGGTTTTCGCCTGGGTCGACATCATGGAAGATCTGTCGGGACTTGAGCCCACGGATGGCGACTGGATGAAACGCGACGCCGTGCCCGATACGATGCGCGGGCTGCTGGCGGAAGTCGGGCGCGTCTATGTGCCGGCGCTGATTGCCAATGCGAAGGCACTGATGGCGGGCGCCGAGAAGGTCGAGACCGAGATCGACGGCAAGCCTTGGGTGCAGCAGCCCTTCCCTTATCAGGGCAAGTGCCTGCAATGGCTGCGCGAGAAGCGCGAGGCGCTGGCACCCGCCGACCGCAAGACGGTGGACGATGTGCTGGCGGGGACCGGCGTCGAGGCGCTATTTCGCTAG
- a CDS encoding DUF2855 family protein, which translates to MTATTQDFIVNRADLSKSKWVSGPAPEDIALDEGQVLVEIEKFAFTANNITYAVAGDMLNYWSFFPADAGWGRIPVWGYATVVRSRSKEIAEGERLYGYFPMSSHLVMQPENVTPGSLLDLYKQRRELHPVYNTYTRLKTDKASPPALDDLRPILNPLYTTSFLIDDWLADNNFFGAKQAVLLSASSKTGFGLAFNLSLRRPQGPEVVGLTSAGNLAFVESLGCYDRALTYDKISTLDASKPALVVDFAGNGEVLAAVHNHFGSNLVESTQVGLSHWDAPRVSGALPGAKPHLFFAPDQARKRMEEWGKAGFDAKLGESWRAFAAKAQTWVKLERGKGPDAIGKVYSEMLAGKVDPAEAHILAL; encoded by the coding sequence ATGACGGCCACCACACAGGATTTCATCGTCAACCGCGCCGATCTTTCCAAGAGCAAATGGGTGAGCGGGCCGGCGCCCGAGGACATCGCGCTCGACGAGGGTCAGGTGCTGGTCGAGATCGAGAAATTCGCCTTCACCGCCAACAACATCACTTATGCGGTGGCGGGCGACATGCTGAACTACTGGTCGTTCTTTCCGGCCGATGCCGGCTGGGGCCGTATTCCGGTGTGGGGCTATGCGACGGTGGTGCGTTCGCGTTCGAAAGAGATTGCCGAAGGCGAACGGCTTTACGGCTATTTCCCGATGTCATCGCATCTCGTGATGCAGCCGGAAAACGTGACGCCGGGATCGCTGCTCGACCTTTACAAGCAGCGGCGCGAGCTGCATCCGGTCTACAACACCTATACGCGGCTCAAGACCGACAAGGCCTCGCCGCCGGCACTGGACGACCTCAGGCCGATCCTCAATCCGCTTTACACGACGTCGTTCCTGATCGACGACTGGCTGGCCGACAATAATTTCTTCGGCGCGAAGCAGGCGGTGCTTCTGAGCGCGTCGTCGAAAACCGGCTTCGGTCTTGCATTCAACCTGTCGCTGCGGCGGCCGCAGGGGCCGGAAGTCGTCGGGCTGACGTCTGCCGGCAATCTCGCCTTTGTCGAGAGCCTCGGCTGTTACGACCGCGCGCTGACCTACGACAAGATTTCGACGCTCGATGCAAGCAAGCCGGCGCTGGTGGTCGATTTTGCCGGCAATGGCGAGGTGCTGGCCGCCGTTCACAATCATTTCGGCAGCAATCTGGTCGAAAGCACCCAGGTGGGTCTGTCGCATTGGGATGCGCCGCGCGTGTCCGGCGCCTTGCCGGGCGCCAAGCCGCATCTCTTCTTCGCGCCCGATCAGGCGCGCAAGCGGATGGAAGAATGGGGGAAGGCCGGCTTCGATGCGAAGCTCGGCGAAAGCTGGCGCGCATTTGCCGCCAAGGCCCAGACATGGGTCAAGCTCGAACGCGGCAAGGGGCCGGATGCGATCGGCAAGGTCTATTCGGAAATGCTGGCCGGGAAAGTCGATCCGGCCGAAGCGCACATTCTTGCGCTCTAG